The Nymphaea colorata isolate Beijing-Zhang1983 chromosome 11, ASM883128v2, whole genome shotgun sequence genome includes the window agataCCTGAATCAAGCATGGATGTACCCGTAGAGAGAGCTCGATCAATCAAAGCAGTGGAAGCTGAAGCCTGTGAGGCTTTGTGTGTCAAAAACTGTTCATACTTAGATCTGTCAATGTTAACTATGACTGTAGATCCAACGGAGGAGGGATTTCCAATTCCTTTATAATCATTGTCATCATATGGTTTGCTAATCTCAGCCATAATGAACACAGAAGGGGCACCAAAACAATGTTGCAGCAGtttaaaaacacaaaaggaCGTCCAACTTATAATTAATCAGTCAGGCAAGGGGCTGATCAACAACACAAAACTCAACAATATCACTTGCAGTCGCAGCACCACTGTTACACGTCAAGGGGCTGATCAGCAAAGTGGAAATCAACAATATATCACACGCAGCACCACTGCCACATGCCACTAATGTCACAGCGATGATTTGAACACAAAACTCAACAATATCACTCGCAGTCGCAGCACCACTGTCACAGGTCAAGGGGCTGATCAGCAAAGTGGAAATCAACAATAATCACACGCAGCACCACTGCCACATGCCACTAATGTCACAGCGATGATTATGCCAACATCTTCGAACTAAGTATATGCATATTTTTCCAAGGGCAGACTTGAGCAATAATATCATAAGTTGTGCACAGACTTAACGGCAGCCAACGAAAACTTATTTTCAGACAACTTTAAGAACTTTCAACATGACCTGATACTTCAGCGATACAAGAAAACAGTGTTGTGCGTCATTCCACGACTAGATTGTATCAAAAATTTAAGCCAGAAAACAGTTTCTAGCTTCCAGACATTGTTAACTTGCAGTCATATCAGACAACAGCCACACCCTCTTCATGACTCTGAACAAAAAGACTTACAGACGAAACGACGAAGACTGTCGCTGCTTTTGCTGATCCCAACCTCAACTTCTCAAACAGCAAGTCCACATCTTGCTGTTCCACAGTCAGCAGCATCAACAGGCTATCTCCACAATCAGCAGCAGCAACCAGCCatctctaataaaaaaaaaaactacaggCTTTCTCCACGATCACAGCAGCAACAGGCCATCTCTAATCAGAAACAGCAACAGGCTATACACGTTCCACTAGTGGATCTGATCACACGTTCTACATAGGCGTGCTCAGATTCCACCAACCAGCGAGCGgtagaggagaggaagaagatgagaaaagagaggaagaagaagaagaagagaaaggagagaaagaagtcTGACAGTCACCAAAGAGGATGTCGCCGGAAGTCTACCAGTCGCCGGCAGCCTAAAGGGATCACGCcactggctctgataccatgttgagaaagctggagaaagagagggaaccaaagagaatgagaaaagagagagagaataaactTTCTTATtcattgctaaccctaatctcttatttaaagagagaataaGGGTCGGCTAGAGTCTTTAcaaataaagatataaatgactgaagaagactctaacttttaaataatcagaaaactaccacacttaagtataaactttctaatttcaacattAAGAAACATTTCTCTCATTCAGCATTATCAGTTCTCATGTTTCTGTTTTCTGCCTCTTTTTCTTCGCATTTATTGTCATTGTAAATTTGTCTCCTCTATTTCCAACAACATTTCtatcaacttcaagtttaacCCATCATAACATATCCTggatgtttaaaaaaaaaaaataggtgctttatttttttgggaCCAGCATTTACGCTTAAGGTCAGTCATGGGCCTGCACAATGAATTGAGTAACCCGAGCTTGACTTGTATAAGCTCCGCTCAAGCTCGACAGATATCTCAAAAAAGTTGAGGTCAAGCCAATAATTTGACTTTAAGCATCTAGCAAACCAAGTTTCAACTTGCACGGACTTACATACCCTGGTATTATATTTGAACAATCAAGATCAATTTAGAAATCAGTAAGTCATTCTCTTCTACTCCATGCAACAACCTGTCCCACTCCCACATGAACACTTCCTAGCATCATTAGTGTTGTGCCCAGAGctttggagagagagaagttcaCTTTCTATTAACCCTATTCTCATATTAGAAGAGATTAGGGCAGCAgcacaaaaattacaaaactaGTCCAGGTCTAAACAAAAATTATTAAGAGAGGCCTGAACTTAAAGATAGCGAAAATGTCTAAGAACATcattaaattttagaaaaagcTAATAACCACCTAGCCAAATAGATTTTCTTTCCAACACTTAGCATGCCATCTTCTAAATCATGCTCTATCTGAATCACAAATCCAAGCCATTTCTTTACCTACCTTTACTCTTCAATCTGTATGcccttctcctcttccctcCCAACTCTGGGCAGCTTACCCCTTAAATAGGAAATTACAACTCATCATTTCCATTTGCCCTGAGCTGCCACATTAAGCCCCTCCCACTTCAATGAACAAACCAGaggttttttgtctttttgatcTTCCTATGAAAATTGAATAGCACTCTGACCAGTTAACTTCATTTATAGTTGGTTCTCAATCAGACCCTCTAAATTGTTCACTAGATGGGACCAGTCCTGTTCCTTTAAAGGAACGAGATGCTGCTTTTGAGGTTCACCATTTCCACCGGTCCCAAAGAAACGAGTTCTCACTTCCCATTTCCTTCTCATTATACTGCCCCTTCCTGTGTTTGGGACCCTTCTTTGGAGACAAGGGGTCATGAAGTATGTATTCTCCATTGTGCAAATGGCTTTTCTAGGATATGGCAAGAATAGCACCCCGGAATGCAAAACCATGTTAGAGCAGTAGTCTGAGACTTAGCACTGCATCCAGCCatttcaattctctctctctctctctctctctctctctctctcatgcacatTCAACAGTCTCACTAGCTCTTTTATGAAGCTGAAACCAATCGAAGGAGTGCACCTCAAAACCACTCAATAAGAACTCATGAAAGACCCCAGAACCATCTTAACAATAAGCACAGGCTTGAACTCAGCTCTTTTTAGCTTATGAGCCTAATCCAGTCAAAGTTGAACATTGATGTAATATaccaagtcaagctcaagcttggctAGTACAGTTCAACTCAAACTTTGTTCAAGTTATGGTGTATATGAGTTGAGACAAGTTCTAGCTGGCTGAGCTCGAGGTTGCCTTAGTCCATTTGCAGCCTTTGTCAATTGGCTTGTGTTTGACACTATTGAAGTATTTATTGACGGGTCTCGGAACCGGGTCTGGACCTGGACCCGGTCCAGGTTGTAGCCCTAATTCGGCTTTACTTAAGTCTTTGTAACCCTCATTTTTGGGCGTGTGAAtaaaattaaagagagagaaagaaacgaGCTGCTAGTGAGCGCTGGATCCTCCTCTAATCGTGGTTTTTCCCTCggttgaggttttccacgttacgACCTGGGAGTTCATTAATCAACACTCAACAGACTATGAAACTAATAAAGATATTCCCTTGTACAAAAACACTGCCAGTTGGAATCTTGTAGAAACACCAAAACTAGTGGAAAGGCAGTCAGATAAAACATAGAAATGAATCAAGATAGTTGATCAAGACATTGTCATTTTAGTGCTGGTCACATGCTTGCTCTGTACATACCTTTTGCACCATTTGGTTCTTCCCATTTGGACAAACGAAGACCATCAAATGCAGAGGTAGCCTGAAATTTAAACATGCTAAATCTAAGGTGCAATCACAAATtatagggaaaaaaaagttgcattCATGAAAATTGTGAACTCGCTTACAATCCCAGAAGGGAGTTCTTCACCACTTGCAATGACTGAACCTGATGATATCCTGCTGTGTTTTGCAAGAGGCAGGTGGAGAAATCCTTTGGAGAATACAACAACACCATGAAGGTTTTGAATCATTTCATCAAGAGCATCTAATATAACAGGTAAAGTAAGGGCTGTTCTAACAGGATCATCATTCAGAGAAATGTGAAGCTTGTTATCCAGCTCTAGCCCTGtcttgagagaaagagaagaaaacagatcTTTTATAGATGCCATTGCCCAGAGCTGATTTTCTGAACCATTAGAGCTTGACTTTAGCATCGCACTCCTTGATCTGAAGGACATACTTTTCAAATTTAGCATCAAATCCTTCAATGTGTACAGATAGTCCACAGTTTCTGCTTTTGAGATCCCAGCATCAATCCACTCAGTCAAGAGACTGCAAAGTATATTATAAATGCGGCTGACATGGTCATCGACACAGTTACGGATCGGACATGAAGTACAGCCCAAGGAAGTATCATAATTCAGTTCCACCTCAGACCTTGCTAAGCGCCACTCCTTGGCCCCACTTCGCCTTTGAGGCAACGATACAGATTCATCTTGAAGATGAATTTCCCTAGAAAGTTCTTTGGCTTCTTTTCGGTCTCTCTCCTCAAGCGCAGCAAGTGCAATAGGGTTAAGACCCCTACGGCATTCTTTAGTTAACCTGGAGAGAACTATGGTAGCATTTGCTTCAGAAGTTATGTGCCGTCTAGATAGAACCTGTGGTAAATGTAGTATCAAAATGATGTCACATGCTAAATGCACTGGAAATAGAAAAATCTAACAAATAACATTCCAAATACCTCATGCCATTTTCTTGTGTAACGTTTTGTGACATCAAAGACTCCATCTTTTGAAAGAGCAATTACATAATCCAATTGTTTTCCCCATCTTAAAAAGAAAGGTCATTATGAAACATAAGATCTCAACACTGAATGATCAGAAAACAAGAGAACTGAACAATTCTAGAATGTGACAGgcaaatttgacaaaatatcTCTGATTTAGTACGACAGCCTTTGCTGAAGTCCAAAAGGCATCTTTGGTGAAACTTACCCTTTTTCATACAGCAAAGGGTTGTCATATACTCCTTCACAGGGATCAAGATGCATCCACCTACAAAATATCTAGCTGGAATACTTAAATCATCAAAAGTAGAGGCTCAATGATTGCAGATAAATGTGGCCAGGTACAGATCCCAAAAAAGGCAGTATTATAGTAACATGACTGTCAATAAACACAATGAATACCTTCCAAGAGAATTAGAAAAGCACTCTGTCCACACATGATCAGTGAAACTCAAAATCTGGAAGTCAGTGATATATGACTGTGAGCATTACACATACTTgacataaaataagaaaagctTGCATGAACTTTCATGTAAAAAGCTAAAAACTGACATCCATGGCCCAGTAGCAATAGCCTAAAAGGAAGTTATTGTCTAATTGATAGAGCAACTTCATGCATTTTTCTATAATACTATGAGGACAACATTTCTTGGATCGCATTATATTAATTTCAGTAATGATGGTATTCTTGGAAAGTGAAAACATTATCTTTTGGGGTCCTGCACCAGCTATGTCAAAAAAAGGGCTTCACTTATTATGTTATATTTGTCAATGATTTTTCTCAATATTGTTGGATTTACTTTTTTAGGCATAAACCTGAAGTATTTGAATGCTTTAAAATTTTCCACAACTCAATCAAGAATCGATCTGAATCTAACATCAAGATATTAAGAACTGATTCTGGAGGGAAATACTTGTTCAACAACTTTAAAAGGAACTTAGAAGCAAATGGAATTACTCAACAAAGATTTTGTCTTATAGCACCTCAAAAAATGGTCTAGCTAAGAGAAAACATAGACACATTAttcaaaaaacttcattaatttcaagaaaatgtcCTAACTGAAGTTTACTTTGGTTTATCTCATAAACAGAATGCCATCCAAATCTTTATCAAACAAAACTCCCTttgaaaaactatcaaatataAACCAGATTATCAAAgactaaaaatttttgaaggtaaAGTTTTGTCCTAAATGACAAAGGTGATAAATTATGTTCCAAAAGCAATAccttgtgttttcttttcttggttggtTAGAAAGTCAGAAAGGCTATAAATGCTATGATGTTAAAAATGATAAGACGTATTGTGCTTAAGAAATGTTtagtgaaaatgaaaatgggtTTGAGAATACAGTCAATTTAttaattgtttatttttatttaaattgttATTGGAAGATGAAAATTATGAGGACTTTAACCTGGATTTGGGAGAACCTAGAAATAGTTGAACAACGAACTCAAGATGAAAAATCTCATAATTCTACTTAAAAATACCTCTCTACAAAGATATATATACTATGGCGACCTATTCTAAAAGAAGTTCAAATAACAAACGgaagcaaaataaatgaaaatgttatTCCCAATATTAGAAGATCAGAAAGAATAACAAAACCTCccaataaatttctttcatatgaTTTATTCACACATAAACACAAAAACTGTCTTGCAGCTATATATTCTTATCCTAAACCATCTAGTTATAATGAAGCCCAAAGGCACGGAAAGTGGGAAGAAGctgatgaaaaaacaaaaatagatgCTCTAGAAAAGGTCAAGACCTGGGAAACCTGAAATTTACATCCTAAAAGAGAACTACTGGCTGTAGCAAGTGCCAGAATGACAATTCTGAGGAGCTTAATGCTATtgtttcaatttaaaaatggGATATTTACCAAATGGCTGTCAAATTATGTCTTTAGAAGGTAATTTAAATGAATAAGTAAATCCAGAAATCCTTCCAAGTATATAATTAATCCTAAAACATCCTTAAATTTAAGAAAGAGTTGTATGGATTAAAGAAATCTCCCAAAGCTTGGTTTGATAGATTCAGCAATATAGTCATAgattttgatttcaaatattGCTTTCTTGATGCTGcactttttgtgaagaaaaagaatgcaaGTATTGTACTATGCTTATTGCATTGCAACTATAGTTGATAATAGGAAATGATGATGAAGGGATTAAAGAAATCAAAAATCTTCTGAGAGTTTGAGATGATTTATCTTGGACATGACTAAAGGCTGTAATTTTACtacatatattttcaaatatgatAACTTTGGACATGAATAAAATCATGATTCAAAAATTCTATTTAAATACTGTAGGTGATTTAGATGGTAGTATATGCATTATGGGAAAAAGGGACTAACCAAACGAGATTCATAACCAAGACTCCTACAATAAAGAGTAAAGCAGTTTGCCCACTCTCCACATCTCCCTCTCCGTGTCTCTAGAAGctgcaaaaacaaaatagtaCCTTAGCAAATTAAGTACATGGAAATTAATACGGAATACAGAAAAAATGCAAATACAGCAGCTACCTTTAGTGGATCATTGTAACGAGGGAAACGTGTAACTTTTGAACAGATTTTACACCTGTAAATCAAGCAATATTTCACCACACGCAGTAACAGTATACTTTTCTGGATGAGTATTTACCAGTTATAAAGCCAGGGAAAAAACAGAGGAACTAAAGACAGACATAACcgcaaggaaaaaagaaataaataaataaaaacaatggGTTGCTGTTTCAAAAAATCCGAATTTTCAAGATACAATTTCTAACACTTATGGAGCACGTTACTAAAACTTCAATTTTATTCATTGTTATTCAAAAGAACTCTAGAAACTAACAACAAAGTTGTGGAGTGCATGTGAATCAATGAATTTTCATAACCGTACATACACATAACAAATACCCTTTAATGCCAGAATCAATTTAACAGCCAAatatacacaaaagaaaaagttatttaAGAGAGGAATACAACTTAGTGTTCAACAATTATTGTCCTTTTAATCTGAAAATGGTCAAACATTGGATGTAGCGTCCTGGCCTAAAATTAGCTTGGACACCTCTGCAACACGGTACTCCTCCTTTGGAGGAGTACCcgtccggtaccggtacgacaccggtacgggtacgggtacggtatCCGGTATGCCAATTTGAGGCGTTGACCGGGtattgttaggcatcaatgttgtggttttgaggcatttttgtcatatgtattattgagaaatacaatgtgattttgtatgaactgaatttaTCATATAATGGAAAGTTGTTCCACTGCCATTGATTTGCATagctcatttccttttgaatcgttCTGTCTCACACctcaacattttatattttaacaaaaaaaaaagttatttgagggtcaaagggttggggtgtgacagccAAGGGCTGGCCaataatctatatatatatatatatatatatatatatatatatatataatgagtacATACACATGTAACATAAAACCTTACAATGTCATGACTGAAAGTTTGTCCAGGGAAAATATTTAAATGTTGGGAAATACAAAGCCTTaataaagaaaagcaacaaattGAAACTCTGAGGTGCACAAGGTAAACTAACTTTCTTCTTCAAATGTTCTTCAAGATAGTGATATTCCATCTCAATGTGTTCGGTCATCTCATTTATAATGTGATTGCACTTTCCTTTCATTGAAAgtaattatttgtttcttccaGGCCAGAAAATTAGTACAGGTTTTTAAGGACATTCTAACTCAAGAAATTCGAGGAAATATCATATATGTAGATGAGTCCATTGAAGGGTTAAAAATGGAAGGACAGAACTTAATCAGCATTCAGTAACGCAAAACAGCATTCAGCTATAAGAGTCTAAAGACGGGTATAAGAACCCACTCATGGACAgccttttttttggttgttgtcTCAGTAACAAGCAGAAATTTGGATTCAACCAGAGCAGCTTGATCCAAACGATCATTTTTTGTGCCAATATCTGTTTAAAACTATATGTAATCTGATCGGTCAAAACatttgaagcaaaaaaatacTTCTCCATCAACTGCTGATTCAGAAAAGATAGATGCAGAACAGGAAGAATGGGACAGAAATGTATTGAATCCAAAGTAGGACTGAAAATTTCGACCTGAAACACAGACTAGAAATAATGGAGGAAACTATCTGATTGACATAACCAAATAAAATATGGGGACAAGGGCAGATTGATATGAAGATGATTCATGTCCgctttcacttttttcattttctgtttggCTGACATGAATCTCGCCCTAATCTGATGGCAGGAAATAACTACAGCAGAGTTAGGAAACAGAAAACTggcagaaaacaagaagaatatCTTTCAGGCGAAGAGAATAAGGAATACCCACAGCAGTTTAGATCATAATATGACAAATATACTAGAAGGGAGGACGTTCAGGAATAGAACAGAAATCAGAAGGCAACAACAGACACCAGAAGAAAAGGATATGAAGAAATAACAGAAGAATATTTTCTGACAAAGAGAATCTAGATCTCCTTAGGCATGCTCTTTGGCAAAACTCCGGAACCTAGCTCTGACACTGAATAAAAGATTGACAAATACCAAAACTGAAGGCCTGAGTCTAAGAGTATGAAAGAAACTAGACAGTAATCAGACCTGATATATGTATTTCATATCTGATGTGGAAGACCAGACAATGATCAGAAACCCAGAAATAACACAACTAACATATATTTCAGATCCAGTGcgggaaaaaaaatgccaatcAGCAACTCTCTTGATGTATCAAATGGTGGATGCTATAAGCATGGAGCACTTTGATGTATTAAATACATGGAGAACCTACTgatatatttcaaaaagaaaatgtaaaatggCTGAACGTTAAATAAGCAGAAGAAGATGTTTAACGAATAGTCTGTATATGTTCTTGACATCTTGTTGATGTAGAATTTAAAGAAGATGGTTAATGGATATTTTCCCcgatttttctgatttttctttattttttctgtagctttttttttagtattctGAACGTTAAAAATTAAGTGTACAATGTTTTAACTCACATTTGTGTATCTAACTTTCAGCGAACTCATACACATTAAGTTATGTGCATTATAACACCCATTTTAGTATTTTACATTCATAAAAGAATCTGAAAATGAGGTTCCTCTTGCAAAACCATTACAAGACCATTTCATTATTCAGATAGAGATAGATTGACATACATCAAAAAGCTCATCAAGCTGAAAATAttcagacaaaaaaaattatgaaatgaaTGGACTGCAAAAATGAACCTACAAGAAAACCAATTGAATGGAAATCCATATAAACACTTAATACACATGTAGAACCACCCAACTCCTCCATCAATCTCATAATGAAACAGAAGCAACTACAAAGGAAATATTCAGCAAGTATTGCTTTGCAGGAAAAACAGCAACCAGTTAGACCTGAAAAGGACGAGTCTACCTGCAATGGCAACTACTCAGAACGAGGGAATAGGTCATCCAATAAATggatttttttggtcaaaagtaACAATCCCAAACAAACTggacatagaaaaaaaaaacataatgaaaTTTGTAGTTACCGGTACAATTCGACACGAGAACCTCCAAAATTACTCTCAGAAGCAAAGGGAACACCCATGCCAACATTATTTGTTTCGCAACCACAAGTTTCACATGGTGGGGCATTCACCCACCTGCAGAAAATTCATGACAGATTAAGTGGATAAGATGAATAGCTCACAAGATTCAATGCCATTAAAATTTGGCAAGTACCACTCATAAATTTTCTACTTCATGGTCAAGGATGGGTACCTTTCATGTTAATGTTAAACCATGGATATAGATAAAAATGTAGCTCATTGTGTTTTACCAAACCTTACATTCTGAttttccaaaatacaactcttgTTCTCTTCAGCCTGTGAAGCTGAGGTGATtgttttgagtcttttgacaAATATGTAACTGCTGATGTTGGTATTCACAATGATGGCATTAAGATTACAGCAAtgacataaagaagaaaaaggtcaTGGTATATGTTTAAAATGTCTTTTATACCTTCGTCACAATACTACTCATGTTTtcaacaaggtttttctcagtACTATCaggaagttttttctttctcaggAAATATCAAGAatccaagaaaataaaatatattacaaaataaaaaaatgatcaaagaTTGAGCTTCTATTAATTTTCTGataattacattgaaaaaaatttaaaatagtacaaactcaaaaattttagaacacACTGAAGAAAATTCTGtctaaacaatgaaaaacacaataagaatgtgatattttcatttgggcaattcattcaaaataaaatggttttcattttcttctaatttCCCCTTTTTGCATTtctatttaagaaaaaaatcaatatttgtAAAGTGGTCCAAACCATCAGTCTTTATTTTTCAAGAGGCACATATTTCATGTCTTGATAGTCAATTACTATTTTACTTGCTAACCACTGAAGTTTTTGTAAGAGAAAACGAACATAACCTAAATGATTTCTTGAACCAAAATAGCAGCTGCAACAGGATGGCATGGTCTTGCTCAATTTTTGAAGGTTTAAAGTTTCCCTcctggaaaaagaagaaattactAACaccattattttttgtttagatCCAgacaagaaatttaaaaatccaTGCACtctgcaaaaaaaaaggcatataAATGGAATATATACTAACATCCTGCTATCATCACTCAGTGTAGCACAATAATGAACAGGTTGTAGCATGAAAGGTGTTCAGATGAATTAAGCATCTGAAAGCAACTCCCTTAGGTTCTGGAACCACAAGAACATATAACACACTGGACACCTTTCTAGTCTAGGCAATGCTGAATCACTCATAGTATGTAAATTACATTCCAATTTTGCTTAAGGCAGTGGGCCTGCCTCTTTTGTGATTGTTGGGACATGATTTTCAAGTATGCAGGATTAGGCTTGGTTTGCATAACAGGTTCAGTGGGGTTAGGTTTTGTTCAAGTTCAAACTATGGTTTTGGGTTGGATTTGGTTACATAAAAGGACATGTCATAAAAATTGAATATTAATCAGACCCATATTGGTTTAACCAAGTTAGTCTGGTTGGGTCCTTGATCAATTTTTACAGACTAAGAGTAATGATCTAGATTCTAAACTCAAATGAGATCAAGAAAATAATGGACACACGGTCTATGTCACATACACTCTTCAAAAAATGGGCAGCACCTGTATTGACACGATGCATGC containing:
- the LOC116264124 gene encoding peptide-N(4)-(N-acetyl-beta-glucosaminyl)asparagine amidase isoform X3, with the translated sequence MVARKLLVRHNSAQFDVDYETDDGLEVLKYQLFSLTLVPPEDQKLVGAGNRAIREDADLNSMTELQLVTGGEGVGSSLSTEKSDEELARMLQAEEEALFFQQYQHDQGTVGFEQRVRPYISQVLMYEDHSRQEAARKTVPMDELEEQALISLAKEGNFKPSKIEQDHAILLQLLFWFKKSFRWVNAPPCETCGCETNNVGMGVPFASESNFGGSRVELYRCKICSKVTRFPRYNDPLKLLETRRGRCGEWANCFTLYCRSLGYESRLILSFTDHVWTECFSNSLGRWMHLDPCEGVYDNPLLYEKGWGKQLDYVIALSKDGVFDVTKRYTRKWHEVLSRRHITSEANATIVLSRLTKECRRGLNPIALAALEERDRKEAKELSREIHLQDESVSLPQRRSGAKEWRLARSEVELNYDTSLGCTSCPIRNCVDDHVSRIYNILCSLLTEWIDAGISKAETVDYLYTLKDLMLNLKSMSFRSRSAMLKSSSNGSENQLWAMASIKDLFSSLSLKTGLELDNKLHISLNDDPVRTALTLPVILDALDEMIQNLHGVVVFSKGFLHLPLAKHSRISSGSVIASGEELPSGIATSAFDGLRLSKWEEPNGAKGFWKEAIIWARAGSFWILEARRCSKNDSCARPS
- the LOC116264124 gene encoding peptide-N(4)-(N-acetyl-beta-glucosaminyl)asparagine amidase isoform X2, whose product is MVARKLLVRHNSAQFDVDYETDDGLEVLKYQLFSLTLVPPEDQKLVGAGNRAIREDADLNSMTELQLVTGGEGVGSSLSTEKSDEELARMLQAEEEALFFQQYQHDQGTVGFEQRVRPYISQVLMYEDHSRQEAARKTVPMDELEEQALISLAKEGNFKPSKIEQDHAILLQLLFWFKKSFRWVNAPPCETCGCETNNVGMGVPFASESNFGGSRVELYRCKICSKVTRFPRYNDPLKLLETRRGRCGEWANCFTLYCRSLGYESRLILSFTDHVWTECFSNSLGRWMHLDPCEGVYDNPLLYEKGWGKQLDYVIALSKDGVFDVTKRYTRKWHEVLSRRHITSEANATIVLSRLTKECRRGLNPIALAALEERDRKEAKELSREIHLQDESVSLPQRRSGAKEWRLARSEVELNYDTSLGCTSCPIRNCVDDHVSRIYNILCSLLTEWIDAGISKAETVDYLYTLKDLMLNLKSMSFRSRSAMLKSSSNGSENQLWAMASIKDLFSSLSLKTGLELDNKLHISLNDDPVRTALTLPVILDALDEMIQNLHGVVVFSKGFLHLPLAKHSRISSGSVIASGEELPSGIATSAFDGLRLSKWEEPNGAKGCWIEYRTLNGEMHELQAYELMSANDAPERDPMDWVLEGSNNMGSSWFILDTRSSQMFQERFMRKAFMIEPSKRCKSNAFRWEALIFMQEKCVS
- the LOC116264124 gene encoding peptide-N(4)-(N-acetyl-beta-glucosaminyl)asparagine amidase isoform X1, producing MVARKLLVRHNSAQFDVDYETDDGLEVLKYQLFSLTLVPPEDQKLVGAGNRAIREDADLNSMTELQLVTGGEGVGSSLSTEKSDEELARMLQAEEEALFFQQYQHDQGTVGFEQRVRPYISQVLMYEDHSRQEAARKTVPMDELEEQALISLAKEGNFKPSKIEQDHAILLQLLFWFKKSFRWVNAPPCETCGCETNNVGMGVPFASESNFGGSRVELYRCKICSKVTRFPRYNDPLKLLETRRGRCGEWANCFTLYCRSLGYESRLILSFTDHVWTECFSNSLGRWMHLDPCEGVYDNPLLYEKGWGKQLDYVIALSKDGVFDVTKRYTRKWHEVLSRRHITSEANATIVLSRLTKECRRGLNPIALAALEERDRKEAKELSREIHLQDESVSLPQRRSGAKEWRLARSEVELNYDTSLGCTSCPIRNCVDDHVSRIYNILCSLLTEWIDAGISKAETVDYLYTLKDLMLNLKSMSFRSRSAMLKSSSNGSENQLWAMASIKDLFSSLSLKTGLELDNKLHISLNDDPVRTALTLPVILDALDEMIQNLHGVVVFSKGFLHLPLAKHSRISSGSVIASGEELPSGIATSAFDGLRLSKWEEPNGAKGCWIEYRTLNGEMHELQAYELMSANDAPERDPMDWVLEGSNNMGSSWFILDTRSSQMFQERFMRKAFMIEPSKRCKSNAFRFRFLAVYDSKVTSRMQVGSIDFYAGKVC